In Nocardioides marinus, one DNA window encodes the following:
- a CDS encoding acyl-CoA dehydrogenase, which produces MATDTVTPTDASDASGYVQPEVDVPALTRLLDGRYAEVRNLVRSNLAAYSSVLEDAETLSREDYRERVKEIVVEMAGTGQTGMGFPEEYGGGGDIGASIAAFETLAFGDLSVLVKVGVQFGLFGGAILQLGTERHHEEYLRRVVTGELMGCFAMTETGHGSNVQALGTVATYDVATQEFVITTTREDARKDYIGNAAEHGEMAVVFAQLEVGGEGRGVHAFLVPIRVRDGEGEMVPAPGVTIADDGLKMGLNGVDNGRLWFDEVRVPRENLLNRFADVTPAGVYESAIENPNRRFFTMLGTLIQGRVCVGGAGINASKVALTIAVKYALRRRQFEASGEQEELLLDYGMHQRRLLPLLARTYALHFAQDVLSASLHDVLTGVREDEHTQRELESRAAGTKALGTWHGTRTIQECREACGGAGYLAENRFAALKADTDVFTTFEGDNHVLLQLVAKGLLTDYASDFQDMDQFGMVRFVAGLAVDTVVEKTRVHGLLERVRDLLPGGDEWDQEAGLLDPEYQLAMYRFREEHMISGAARRLKRGIDNKMDPGVVFSRVQDHVIGAARAHMERLVLEAFVEKTRALPDGDQKVALSLLCDLHALSGIEADRAWFMEHGRLSIQRSKAVSREVSSLCRKVRPLAGDLVDAFGVPEEMLRSPELIGDLVPMRG; this is translated from the coding sequence GTGGCTACCGACACCGTGACCCCCACCGACGCGTCCGACGCCAGCGGCTACGTGCAGCCCGAGGTGGACGTGCCCGCGCTGACCCGGCTGCTCGACGGCCGGTACGCCGAGGTGCGCAACCTCGTGCGCAGCAACCTGGCGGCGTACTCCTCGGTCCTGGAGGACGCCGAGACGCTGTCGCGCGAGGACTACCGCGAGCGGGTCAAGGAGATCGTCGTGGAGATGGCCGGCACCGGCCAGACCGGGATGGGCTTCCCCGAGGAGTACGGGGGGGGCGGCGACATCGGGGCCTCCATCGCCGCGTTCGAGACGCTGGCCTTCGGCGACCTGTCGGTGCTGGTGAAGGTGGGCGTGCAGTTCGGTCTCTTCGGCGGGGCGATCCTGCAGCTGGGCACCGAGCGGCACCACGAGGAGTACCTCCGTCGCGTCGTGACCGGTGAGCTGATGGGCTGCTTCGCCATGACCGAGACCGGTCACGGGTCCAACGTGCAGGCGCTCGGCACGGTCGCGACCTACGACGTGGCGACCCAGGAGTTCGTGATCACCACGACCCGCGAGGACGCCCGCAAGGACTACATCGGCAACGCCGCCGAGCACGGTGAGATGGCGGTGGTCTTCGCCCAGCTCGAGGTGGGCGGCGAGGGTCGTGGCGTGCACGCCTTCCTCGTGCCGATCCGGGTGCGCGACGGCGAGGGCGAGATGGTGCCGGCGCCGGGCGTGACCATCGCCGACGACGGGCTGAAGATGGGCCTCAACGGCGTGGACAACGGACGGCTGTGGTTCGACGAGGTGCGCGTGCCGCGGGAGAACCTCCTCAACCGCTTCGCCGACGTGACCCCGGCCGGGGTCTACGAGTCAGCCATCGAGAACCCCAACCGGCGCTTCTTCACGATGCTCGGCACCTTGATCCAGGGCCGGGTGTGCGTCGGCGGGGCCGGCATCAACGCCTCGAAGGTCGCGCTGACGATCGCGGTGAAGTACGCCCTGCGGCGCCGTCAGTTCGAGGCGAGCGGTGAGCAGGAGGAGCTGCTCCTCGACTACGGCATGCACCAGCGGCGGCTGCTGCCCCTGCTCGCGCGCACCTACGCCCTGCACTTCGCCCAGGACGTGCTCTCCGCGAGCCTGCACGACGTCCTCACCGGCGTGCGCGAGGACGAGCACACCCAGCGCGAGCTGGAGTCGCGGGCCGCCGGCACCAAGGCGCTCGGCACCTGGCACGGCACCCGCACCATCCAGGAGTGCCGTGAGGCGTGCGGCGGCGCCGGCTACCTCGCCGAGAACCGCTTCGCCGCGCTCAAGGCCGACACCGACGTGTTCACCACCTTCGAGGGCGACAACCACGTCCTGCTCCAGCTGGTCGCCAAGGGCCTGCTCACCGACTACGCCAGCGACTTCCAGGACATGGACCAGTTCGGCATGGTCCGCTTCGTCGCCGGGCTGGCCGTCGACACGGTGGTCGAGAAGACCCGGGTGCACGGGCTGCTCGAGCGGGTGCGCGACCTGCTGCCCGGGGGCGACGAGTGGGACCAGGAGGCCGGGCTGCTGGACCCGGAGTACCAGCTGGCGATGTACCGCTTCCGCGAGGAGCACATGATCAGCGGCGCCGCCCGCCGGCTCAAGCGCGGCATCGACAACAAGATGGACCCGGGCGTGGTGTTCTCCCGGGTGCAGGACCACGTCATCGGTGCCGCGCGTGCGCACATGGAGCGGCTGGTCCTCGAGGCCTTCGTCGAGAAGACGCGGGCGCTGCCCGACGGTGACCAGAAGGTCGCGCTGAGCCTGCTGTGCGACCTGCACGCGCTCTCGGGCATCGAGGCCGACCGGGCGTGGTTCATGGAGCACGGGCGGCTCTCGATCCAGCGCTCGAAGGCCGTCAGCCGCGAGGTGTCCTCGCTGTGCCGCAAGGTGCGGCCGCTGGCCGGCGACCTCGTCGACGCCTTCGGGGTGCCCGAGGAGATGCTGCGCTCGCCCGAGCTGATCGGCGACCTCGTTCCCATGAGGGGCTGA
- a CDS encoding inorganic diphosphatase, with translation MLEFDVLVEIPKGERNKYEVDHESGRLRLDRTLFTSTQYPADYGYIEDTLGQDGDPLDALVILQQPTFPGCLIKCRAIGMFRMTDEAGGDDKVLCVPAADPRLEHLRDISHVSKFDRLEIQHFFEVYKDLEPGKSVEGAEWVGRSEAEAEVHASFERFKKTGH, from the coding sequence GTGCTCGAGTTCGACGTCCTGGTGGAGATCCCCAAGGGGGAGCGCAACAAGTACGAGGTCGACCACGAGTCCGGGCGCCTGCGCCTGGACCGGACCCTGTTCACCTCCACGCAGTACCCCGCCGACTACGGCTACATCGAGGACACCCTCGGCCAGGACGGCGACCCGCTCGACGCGCTGGTCATCCTCCAGCAGCCGACCTTCCCCGGCTGCCTGATCAAGTGCCGCGCCATCGGCATGTTCCGCATGACCGACGAGGCCGGCGGCGACGACAAGGTCCTGTGCGTGCCCGCCGCGGACCCGCGCCTGGAGCACCTGCGCGACATCTCCCACGTCTCGAAGTTCGACCGGCTGGAGATCCAGCACTTCTTCGAGGTCTACAAGGACCTCGAGCCCGGCAAGTCCGTCGAGGGCGCTGAGTGGGTCGGCCGCAGCGAGGCCGAGGCCGAGGTCCACGCCTCCTTCGAGCGGTTCAAGAAGACCGGCCACTGA
- a CDS encoding zinc-dependent metalloprotease, giving the protein MSAPATVPDMVDWDLAVSLGSRLAGEGPKVSWAEAADAVTELRAGAERSTPLVREFTGLDGGDGTAPVLVVDRPGWVRANAEGFRTILSPIAAKLSERKPPSGLSLAVGRRVTGAEVGGLLGFLAGKVLGQFDPFHEPSGRLLLVAPNIVHTERELGVDPHDFRLWVCLHEETHRVQFTAVPWMRDHIHSLVEELAATMDSRELVEDGLGRVVEALRARRSGDGGSGSVMELLSTPAQREILDKVTGVMSLLEGHADVVMDGVGPTVIPTVAEIRRQFTERRKGVGTLDRLLRRLLGLEAKMAQYRDGAAFVRHVVDKVGMEEFNAVFAGPDNLPTKAEIGDPAAWVARVL; this is encoded by the coding sequence ATGAGCGCGCCAGCCACGGTCCCGGACATGGTCGACTGGGACCTCGCGGTCTCGCTGGGTTCGCGGCTCGCGGGGGAAGGCCCCAAGGTGTCGTGGGCCGAGGCCGCCGACGCCGTGACCGAGCTGCGCGCGGGTGCGGAGCGCTCGACGCCGCTGGTGCGTGAGTTCACCGGTCTCGACGGTGGCGACGGCACCGCGCCCGTGCTGGTCGTGGACCGCCCGGGCTGGGTGCGGGCCAACGCCGAGGGCTTCCGCACCATCCTCTCGCCGATCGCGGCCAAGCTCTCCGAGCGCAAGCCGCCCTCGGGCCTCTCGCTCGCGGTGGGCCGGCGGGTCACCGGCGCCGAGGTCGGCGGGCTGCTCGGGTTCCTGGCCGGCAAGGTGCTGGGCCAGTTCGACCCGTTCCACGAGCCGTCGGGGCGACTCCTGCTGGTCGCACCCAACATCGTCCACACCGAGCGCGAGCTCGGGGTCGACCCGCACGACTTCCGGCTGTGGGTGTGCCTGCACGAGGAGACCCACCGGGTGCAGTTCACCGCGGTGCCGTGGATGCGCGACCACATCCACTCCCTCGTCGAGGAGCTCGCCGCGACGATGGACTCCCGCGAGCTGGTCGAGGACGGCCTGGGCCGCGTGGTCGAGGCGCTCAGGGCGCGCCGCTCGGGCGACGGCGGCTCCGGCTCGGTCATGGAGCTGCTCTCCACACCGGCCCAGCGCGAGATCCTCGACAAGGTCACCGGCGTGATGTCGCTGCTCGAGGGCCACGCCGACGTCGTGATGGACGGCGTGGGCCCGACGGTGATCCCGACCGTCGCCGAGATCCGCCGTCAGTTCACCGAGCGCCGCAAGGGCGTCGGCACCCTCGACCGGCTGCTGCGCCGGCTGCTGGGGCTCGAGGCCAAGATGGCGCAGTACCGCGACGGCGCCGCCTTCGTGCGCCACGTCGTCGACAAGGTCGGCATGGAGGAGTTCAACGCCGTCTTCGCCGGCCCCGACAACCTCCCCACGAAGGCCGAGATCGGCGACCCGGCCGCCTGGGTCGCCCGCGTCCTCTGA
- the dacB gene encoding D-alanyl-D-alanine carboxypeptidase/D-alanyl-D-alanine endopeptidase, with the protein MGRRDPRHSRGPARRLLWAVPIVALVAGAGVVVAEPDTLDRAESTVRGWVDDLRGVDDPDPGAEPAQVPPPDGLVLPDVEPPVAAALTLGATPPSPAQVRRTLAGPLGQRVLGGRVSVAVAGLTGPAAYSSGGAATPASTTKLVTAVAALHTLEPGTTFATRVVADGRDVVLVGGGDPFLERRPDADAEPDRADLATLARRTARALREVGVRSIRLGYDDGLFSGPSWNPTWPETYRGDVIAPITALMVDDGRPAEGSGRSLDPSYAAADSFAALLRQRGIRIVGVPRESAAPDGATPLAQVESAPVGQLVDRLLQVSDNETAEVLLRHVGLATGGAGSTKDGVAGVREVLEELGVSVPRRLRDGSGLSRDNLIAPETLVGLLQVAAASEQSDPLRGLFPGLPVAGFSGSLTFRFDAAPPAAVGRVRAKTGTLRGVRSLAGVVVARDGTPMVFALMADRIAEDDDETAEAVLDRAAAALAACRCGRAG; encoded by the coding sequence GTGGGACGACGTGACCCACGCCACTCCCGCGGTCCCGCTCGCCGGCTGCTGTGGGCGGTGCCGATCGTGGCCCTCGTGGCCGGCGCGGGGGTCGTCGTGGCCGAGCCCGACACCCTCGACCGCGCGGAGAGCACCGTGCGCGGCTGGGTCGACGACCTGCGTGGCGTCGACGACCCCGACCCGGGGGCCGAGCCGGCGCAGGTGCCGCCCCCGGACGGCCTGGTGCTCCCCGACGTGGAGCCGCCGGTCGCAGCGGCGCTGACGCTGGGGGCGACGCCGCCCAGTCCCGCCCAGGTACGCCGCACGCTGGCCGGACCACTCGGCCAGCGGGTCCTCGGCGGCCGGGTGTCGGTGGCGGTCGCCGGGCTGACCGGCCCCGCGGCGTACTCCTCCGGCGGGGCGGCGACCCCGGCCTCCACCACCAAGCTGGTGACCGCGGTCGCGGCGCTGCACACCCTCGAGCCGGGCACGACCTTCGCCACCCGGGTCGTCGCCGACGGCCGTGACGTGGTGCTGGTCGGCGGCGGCGACCCGTTCCTCGAGCGGCGGCCCGACGCCGACGCGGAGCCGGACCGTGCCGACCTCGCGACCCTCGCCCGCCGCACGGCGCGGGCGCTGCGGGAGGTGGGGGTGCGCAGCATCCGGCTGGGCTACGACGACGGCCTGTTCTCCGGACCGTCCTGGAACCCCACCTGGCCCGAGACCTACCGCGGCGACGTCATCGCGCCGATCACGGCGCTGATGGTCGACGACGGGCGGCCGGCGGAGGGCTCCGGGCGCTCGCTCGACCCGTCGTACGCCGCCGCCGACTCCTTCGCGGCCCTGCTGCGCCAGCGGGGCATCCGCATCGTCGGCGTGCCGCGCGAGTCCGCGGCCCCCGACGGGGCCACGCCGTTGGCCCAGGTCGAGTCCGCGCCGGTCGGCCAGCTGGTCGACCGGTTGCTGCAGGTCAGCGACAACGAGACCGCCGAGGTGCTGCTGCGCCACGTCGGCCTGGCGACCGGGGGCGCGGGCTCGACGAAGGACGGCGTCGCCGGTGTGCGGGAGGTGCTCGAGGAGCTCGGGGTGAGCGTCCCGAGGCGGCTGCGCGACGGCAGCGGGCTCTCCCGCGACAACCTCATCGCCCCCGAGACGCTGGTCGGCCTGCTGCAGGTGGCAGCCGCCTCCGAGCAGTCCGATCCGCTCCGGGGGCTTTTCCCGGGGTTGCCGGTCGCCGGGTTCAGCGGGTCGCTGACCTTCCGGTTCGACGCCGCGCCGCCCGCCGCCGTCGGGCGGGTGCGCGCCAAGACCGGCACCCTGCGCGGGGTGCGCAGCCTGGCGGGGGTGGTCGTGGCGAGGGACGGCACGCCGATGGTCTTCGCGCTGATGGCCGACCGGATCGCCGAGGACGACGACGAGACCGCCGAGGCGGTGCTGGACCGGGCGGCGGCCGCGCTCGCGGCGTGCCGGTGTGGGCGCGCCGGATAG
- a CDS encoding class I SAM-dependent methyltransferase — MGLLARVSGGWGADPLWGVVYDFLVEHPLVGRPAWALGLHSDLRRLYAVCDEVSELPAGSRVLDLPCGGGVALRGLRSAQSVSYVAADIAPQMLARTMDAARARGVDHLVSPARVDAGALGFDTASYDLVVSLTGLHCFPDPEAAVREMGRVLRPGGVVVGSTILLDTGLRFEALRRAGRAAGLLGPMCTSDQLVQWLTRAGLGSVTLEMSGALGYFRGVREA; from the coding sequence ATGGGTCTGCTCGCGCGGGTGTCCGGTGGCTGGGGTGCCGACCCCCTGTGGGGCGTGGTCTACGACTTCCTCGTCGAGCACCCGCTCGTGGGGCGACCCGCCTGGGCGCTCGGGCTGCACAGCGACCTGCGCCGGCTGTACGCCGTCTGCGACGAGGTCAGCGAGCTGCCGGCCGGCTCGCGGGTGCTCGACCTGCCCTGCGGTGGAGGGGTGGCGCTGCGAGGGCTGCGCTCGGCGCAGTCGGTCTCCTACGTGGCCGCCGACATCGCGCCGCAGATGCTCGCGCGGACCATGGACGCCGCACGCGCCCGCGGCGTCGACCACCTGGTCAGCCCCGCGCGGGTCGATGCGGGTGCGCTGGGCTTCGACACTGCGTCGTACGACCTGGTGGTGAGCCTGACCGGCCTGCACTGCTTCCCCGACCCCGAGGCCGCGGTGCGCGAGATGGGGCGGGTGCTGCGGCCCGGCGGCGTGGTCGTCGGGTCCACGATCCTGCTCGACACCGGGCTGCGCTTCGAGGCGCTGCGTCGGGCCGGTCGCGCCGCCGGCCTGCTCGGCCCGATGTGCACCTCCGACCAGCTGGTGCAGTGGCTCACCCGCGCCGGGCTCGGCTCGGTGACCCTGGAGATGTCCGGCGCGCTGGGGTACTTCCGGGGCGTGCGGGAGGCGTGA
- the tilS gene encoding tRNA lysidine(34) synthetase TilS, which produces MAGPHPSVAATRLAVRRCLADLPSGSTVVVACSGGPDSLALVAATVHEARAGGWRVVGATVDHGMQDGSQAQAARVVEQMADIGVDETLAARVTVDPGGLGPEAAARRARYAVLDQVAEHTAAGVVLLGHTRDDQAETVLLGLARGSGARSLAGMRRAFDVYRRPFLDLPRDDTVTACQVLGLDAWDDPHNADPGYARVRVRRAVLPALEENLGPGVAAALARTAQQLRADADCLDDLADHHYDRLLAEPAHPSGAAGLPVADLEQLPAAIRTRLLRRLALEAGAPPAELFHEHVLALDSLVTAWRGQQWIDLPGHLRGLRRDGRVGVAPTDTGRGTRGATP; this is translated from the coding sequence ATGGCCGGTCCGCACCCCTCCGTCGCCGCGACCCGGCTGGCGGTACGCCGCTGCCTGGCCGACCTGCCGTCCGGCTCCACCGTCGTCGTGGCCTGCTCCGGTGGCCCCGACTCGCTGGCGCTGGTCGCCGCCACGGTCCACGAGGCCCGGGCCGGTGGTTGGCGGGTCGTCGGTGCGACCGTCGACCACGGGATGCAGGACGGCTCGCAGGCCCAGGCGGCTCGCGTGGTCGAGCAGATGGCCGACATCGGGGTCGACGAGACGCTCGCGGCCCGGGTCACGGTGGACCCCGGCGGGCTCGGGCCCGAGGCGGCGGCCCGCAGGGCCCGGTACGCCGTGCTCGACCAGGTGGCCGAGCACACGGCCGCCGGCGTCGTACTGCTCGGGCACACGCGTGATGACCAGGCCGAGACCGTCCTGCTCGGCCTGGCCCGCGGCTCCGGCGCCCGGTCGCTGGCCGGGATGCGCCGCGCGTTCGACGTCTACCGGCGGCCCTTCCTCGACCTGCCGCGCGACGACACGGTCACCGCCTGCCAGGTGCTCGGCCTCGACGCCTGGGACGACCCGCACAACGCCGACCCCGGCTACGCGCGCGTCCGCGTGCGCCGCGCGGTGCTGCCCGCGCTAGAGGAGAACCTCGGTCCCGGCGTCGCCGCCGCCCTGGCACGTACGGCGCAGCAGCTGCGCGCCGACGCCGACTGCCTCGACGACCTCGCCGACCACCACTACGACCGCCTCCTGGCAGAGCCGGCGCATCCCTCCGGTGCTGCTGGCCTCCCCGTGGCCGACCTCGAGCAGCTGCCCGCCGCGATCCGGACCCGGCTGCTGCGCCGCCTCGCCCTCGAGGCCGGCGCCCCGCCCGCCGAGCTGTTCCACGAGCACGTGCTCGCCCTGGACTCCCTCGTCACCGCATGGCGCGGCCAGCAGTGGATCGACCTCCCCGGGCACCTGCGCGGCCTCCGCCGGGACGGCCGGGTGGGGGTGGCCCCGACCGATACCGGCCGGGGTACCCGCGGGGCTACCCCGTAG